Within Sorangiineae bacterium MSr11367, the genomic segment CGGGTGTGGACCTACGGCGCCCCCGAGCCCCCGCCTTGAGGTGGCGCTCCAGCGTCTTCCCCAGGGATGGGACAAGGCCATCCGACGGGGATAGGGAAACCAGTAGGAATCCCGCTACCATATACCCCCTCACACTGTGCGGCAGGATGCAGCGAACAAAGTGTCCGCGGCACAGTCTGACAGATGGGATCGTAGGAGTAGCTTCGCCCATCGGCCCTGCAATGCAAACGTGGATCGTTGGGGTCCGGGTAACCCGATCCGGTCCCTCCGCCGGAATCCTGGCCGCCCGTGCCGGAATCGAATCTCCCGGCATCGAAGGTCCCCGTGCCGGAATCAAAGGTCCCTGCATCGGGAAACGGCCTTGGCCCGAGGCCACCACCACAAACGATGCCCGGAAGTTCCGCTTTGCTCGACAGGGTCAAGTCGGCATTGTCGAATTGCAGCCATCCCTCGGTCCAACCGAGGTTGAAACCCGCATGCGGCAAGGCCCCCGTCTTGTCGCGCAGCTTTTCGTACGAGAGCGATGCGCCGCCTCGGAAATACGTCAGTGACAACTCGCGATCGCCACCAAGGATGGTATCGTCGGCATCCAGTTCATCATCCCCATTCTTGTCGACATAGACGAGAAACCCCGCCACCGCACGCGATAGCGGATCGGTCACTTGCCCGCCCACCGATTCACCCTGCGTGCCGAGCCCGAGATCGCCCGGCGAGGACCCGGTCGGGGGCGGGCCCGCATCAGTCCCGTCGTCGTCGTCGGTGAAGAAATATCCGTCGGGTGGCGTTTCCACGGTGAGCGAATACTGCCCATTCACCACGGGGGCATCCGCCGCGATGGTCACATTCCCACTGGCCCCGCTCCGCCATACCAGCGCCACGTGCGCCCCATTCGGCAGGGCCGTGCCGCTGAGCGAGCCGGAAAGTGAGAGTGAACCTTCCTGACGTGATGGATCAGAAAGCCCCCCACACGCCAGCAGGGCGGCGCCCGCGGCGGTCGAGGCAACAACGGCGAGCTTCAGATGTTTCATGTACGTTCTCCCTCTTTGCAAATGCGTTTACCGATGGAGACGCAGCGAGGGATCCGATCTGTAACATCGAATTTCGGTTTTCTCGAATTGGTGCACGGCCAGTGGCCGCGGCGCCATCCTTTGGATAGGCTGCCGTCACATCTCCGCGGGGCGCGGGGGCGCGGCCGTTCCGGCGAGGATGCCACCGTCGATATTGAATTCGGTGCCCGTCGTGTATGCGGATTCGTCCGAGCCAAGGTACACGGCGAGTGCCGCCACCTCTTCGACGGATCCCCAGCGACGGAGCGGCGTGTCCTTGGTGAATTCCTTCATGCGCGCCTCGCGCTCGGGCCCCTGCCCGAGGATCGCTTCCCACATCGGCGTGAGGATGGCGGCGGGCTGGATGACATTGCACCGAACGCGCAAACCCTGTTCGGCGCAATACAGCGCCACCGATTTGGTGTGATTGCGAACCGCACCCTTGCTCGATGCATACGAGCTGGCCGCAGGTATCCCCACCACGCCCGAGCGCGAGCCCATGTTGACGATGGATCCCGCACCGGTCCGCCGCATCGCGCGGATGCCGTGCTTGCATCCGAAAAGCACGCCTTCGAGGTTCGTCGCATGCACGGCGCGCCAATTCTCGATGGAAACATGCTCCGGATCGTGCGGCTCGAAGGCCTCCTCGAAGCCGGTGACGCCCGCATTGTTCACGAGCACGTCGAGCCGCGCGTGCGCCTCGAGCACCTCGCCCATCACCCGTTCCCAGTCCGCCTCGATCCGCACGTCCAGATGCACGTAGCTGGCGCGCTCCCCGAGCTCCCGTGCGACCTCTTCGCCCAAATCGTCCTTGATGTCGCTCAAGATGACGCGCGCGCCCTCGCGATGAAAAGCGCGCGCGATTCCTTCACCGATTCCTCGTGCGGCCCCCGTGATCAGGGCCACCTTGTCCGCTAGTCGTGCCATATGGGTCCGGCGAACCTAGCGGAAGTCCGCCACCAGCGCAAAATGCGGTTATCGCCAATTGAAGTCGCGCGGAAAGAGATACCCCTCGGGACTCTTCCCCTCACCCGCGGCCATCACGCGAACGTCGTAGTCCCCCGCGCGCACCGTGGTCTCCTCGGCACCGCGCACCTGAATCCAGGCTTGCTTCTGATTCACGAGGCGCAGAATGCGAAGCGGAATCGTGCCTTGCTTCGCGCTCGCCGGGAAGTCGCACCGGATGCCGCGTTCGGGCTCCAGGAATCCCTCCTGGCGATGGTAGATCTCCACGCGCACCTTGCCGCGCGTCGGGGATGTCCATTCGAACTTCGCCGGCTTCCACCGATCGAGCTCGAAGATGGGGATCCCACCATCGCTTGGCGTCGGCGGCGAGGCGGGTTACGTCACGGCAACGTTGACCGAATGGCATCGGAGCGCCAATGGTCGCCATTGCGCCATCATTACATAAATAATGCATATGACGCTCAATTAGCGCTCATTTTGCGCATCACGCCCAATTTCGATGGCGGCCGGCCATCGCATGGTATACGCAACGTATACCAACCTCATGACGCACGAATGGAGTCATCATGATGCGTTTCAATCGATTGTTGCCGGCCGCGCTTTTTTCCGCCCTCGTTGGCCTCGTCGGCTGTTCATTCGCGGCCGATGACGCATACTCCGCGGGTCCGGCGCAGACCGCACTGGGGGAAGTCGCGGCGTCGCGAGCGACGGTGCGGGTCCACTATCCGGTGGGGGCGCGAGCTCTCTCCCTCACCGCGGAGCATGGGCCCGTCTCCGCGCAAAACGTCGGGGACGACACGTGGGAATTCACCTTCGACGACGTGGCCTCCACCTTGAGTGTGAAACCCGTGCTCGACAGCGTGCCCGCGCGCGGTCCGAATTACACGGCGAGGGCCGGACAGACCGTGGACATCTATCCGCACTTCTTCGACCAAAAAGGTTCGGTGAGCACGCGATGGCGCAACTTCAAATCGAACGTGCACCCGCAACCCTTTGGAAGGGGGCGCCCCATCGAGGTGTACCTCCCGCCGAGCTACAAGGAAAACACCACGGCGCGATTTCCGGTCATCTACATGATGGATAGCCAAATCGTCTTCGGGAATTCCATCTTGGGCACCGCGCTGATGGGCGATATGAAGGTCGACGAGCAATTGGACGCCGCCGCCGAAGCGGGCACCATCGCGGAAGCGATTGTCGTGGGCATCCTCAGCCCCGTCTCGCTCAATCTTTCGGACCCCATGGAGGCGCGCAATCTGGAACTTACCCCGACGAAGGCCGCCGACCCGACGGGAAGTGTCAAAAAGAGCGGCGACGGCCCCAAGTTCCTCTCCATGTTGGTGGATGAGCTAAAACCGCTGGTCGACTCCGAACTGCGAACGAAGCCCGGTCGCGAGACCACCTTCATCGGTGGAGCGTCGCTCGGAGGGCTCATGTCCGTCTACGCCGGGGTGACGCGTGGCGACATCTTCGGAGGCATTGTCGCAATGTCATCGTCCGCGTTTTGGGACAACCGCATTGCCGCGCGCATGATCCGCGAAGCGAAAACCGGGCCCAAGCAGACCTTGCGAGCCTATGCGGACATCGGCGGCGGCGAGGTTTACCCCGACACCGAGA encodes:
- a CDS encoding glucose 1-dehydrogenase — translated: MARLADKVALITGAARGIGEGIARAFHREGARVILSDIKDDLGEEVARELGERASYVHLDVRIEADWERVMGEVLEAHARLDVLVNNAGVTGFEEAFEPHDPEHVSIENWRAVHATNLEGVLFGCKHGIRAMRRTGAGSIVNMGSRSGVVGIPAASSYASSKGAVRNHTKSVALYCAEQGLRVRCNVIQPAAILTPMWEAILGQGPEREARMKEFTKDTPLRRWGSVEEVAALAVYLGSDESAYTTGTEFNIDGGILAGTAAPPRPAEM